The Megachile rotundata isolate GNS110a chromosome 4, iyMegRotu1, whole genome shotgun sequence region GTTGGCGATTGTCAGATATGTTAGACATTTGGATATGACAGTCCGCTCTATACAAATCAAGACAAAATTGTGTCAGCTTGTTGAAGCGATGATGAAACGACGAGATGATTTAGCCTTTCGACAAGAAATGAAATTCAGGAATAAACTTGTTGAATATTTAACAGATTGGGTAATGGGTGCTACTCATAACCGgtgaataatattttcataaaatacatttatataattatcattGCTCTTTGTATCTTTTAAGCATGCTTACTTTATCTAATGTTACAGTGACTTGGATCAGGCTTGTATGGAAGCAGTTGGTGCATTACTACGAGGTTTACCTCTTCAACCTGAAGAATCTGACCGTGGTGATTTAATGGAAGCCAAATCTCAactatttcttaaatattttacgcTTTTCATGAATCTGTTAAACCACTGCAATGAAGCAGCTGGCGAGGAAAAAGAAATTATGTCCCAGCAATCTTGTTTAAACAGTGGCAAATTGTCTACCTTACATAATGCTACTATACAAGCAATGAGTAACCTTCTCAGCGCAAACATTGATAGTGGTTTAAGACATTCGTTACGTAAGTGAAACAATATATTAGTTTTCAAACTTTAGAGATTTTACATTcattatattttgttttaattaatacaGGATTGGGTTATGACCCGGATCTACAAACACGCGCAGCATTCATGGAAGTCCTCACTAAAATTCTTCAGCAGGGAACGGAATTTGATACTCTAGCAGAAACTGTGTTGGCTGATAGGTTTGAACAATTGGTTCAACTTGTTACAATGATCAGCGACAAAGGAGAGTTACCTATTGCAATGGCTCTGGCTAATGTAGTTACAACAAATCAAATGGATGAATTGGCAAGAGTTTTCGTGACATTATTTGATGCGAAACACTTGTTATCTCCCCTTTTATGGAATATGTTTTATCGTGAAGTGGAAGTTTCTGACTGTATGCAAACATTATTTAGAGGAAACAGTCTTGGAAGCAAAATTATGGCATtctgtttcaaaatttatggcGCGAGttacttacaaaatttattggAGCCTTTAATCACACCTTTATTGGACGATCCTACTACAGGTTTTGAAGTTGATAGTGCAAGGATAGATGCTAATGAAAATATAGAACAAAATGGTCGCAATTTAATAGCATTGACCCAAAAGGTATTCGATGCAATAGTATCATCTGCTGATAGTTTtccatcacaattacgatccATGTGTCATTGTTTGTACCAAGTACTCAGTAAAAGATTTCCACAATGTCCACAGAATAACATTGGAGCTGTAGGGACTGTAATATTCTTGCGGTTCATCAATCCAGCAATTGTGTCACCTCAAGAAATGGGTATTGTAAATAAATCTGTACCCCATCATATTAAAAGAGGTTTGATGCTGATGTCTAAAATACTACAGAATATTGCAAATCACGTGGAATTTAGTAAAGAACAGCACATGTTACCTTTCAATGATTTTCTACGAgcacattttgaaattggaaggAGATTTTTCATACAAATAGCATCGGATTGCGAAACGGTCGATCAAGCCAACCATCCAATGTCGTTTGTATCAGATGGTAACGTTTTAGCGTTGCACAGACTGCTTTGGAACCACCAAGAAAAAATTGGCGATTATCTCAGCAGCAGTAGGGACCATAAAGCAGTAGGGAGAAGGCCTTTCGACAAAATGGCTACGTTGTTAGCATATCTTGGCCCCCCAGAACATAAACCAGTGGATTCACATTTGCTGTTCTCCTCCTCTTATGCTAGGTGGTCAAACATCGACATGTGTTCGACCTATTTCGAGGAAATTATGGTGAAACACAATATGCatgaaaatgaagaatttaaaagtatCAAAAATCTCAATATTTTTTACCAAGCAGGTACCAGCAAACAAGGATATCCGGTGTTCTATTATATCGCCAGACGTTATAAGATTGGTGACACGAACGGTGATCTGTTGATATACCACGTTATTCTAACTCTAAAGCCATTTTGTCATTCTCCGTTTGAATTGGTTGTCGATTTCACCCATACCTGTTCAGACAATCGATTCAGGACAGAATTTCTACAGAAATGGTTTTACGTGTTGCCTAAAGTTGCCTATGAAAACATTCATGCGGCCTATATTTACAATTGCAACAGTTGGGTGAGAGAGTATACCAAGTTTCATGATAGAATTTTGGCACCCTTGAAAAGTAATAGAAAAGTTGTCTTCATTGATGGACCTGGACGTTTGAATGACATGATTGATGTGGATCAACAAAAATTACCCGGAGCCACACTCTCCCTTGACGAAGACTTGAAGGTTTTTAACAGTGCTTTGAAACTTTCTCATAAGGACACCAAGGTATCCATTAAAGTTGGACCAACAGCTATACAAATTACCTCGGCGGAGAAATGCAAAGTATTATCGCATTCCGTTCTTTTAAATGATGTTTATTACGCGTCTGAGATAGAAGAAGTTTGTTTAGTAGATGACAATCAATTTACATTGACCATTTCGAACGAAACTGGCCCATTATCTTTTATTCACAATGACTGTGATAGTTTGGTGCAGGCTATAATTCATATAAGAAATCGATGGGAATTATCACAGCCAGAGTCTGTGTCTGTTCATCCAAAGCTTAGATCTAAAGATGTACCTGGGACACTATTGAACATGGCATTGTTGAATCTTGGTAGTTCAGATCCAAATTTAAGAACAGCAGCATACAATCAACTGTGTGCTTTGACTGCGACTTTTGATTTGAAAATAGAAGGACAACTGTTAGAAACATCTGGACTTTGCATTCCATCGAACAATACTATATTCATTAAACATTTAAGCGAAACTTTGGCTGCAAATGATCCACATCTTacattggaatttttgaaagaatGTATCGAAGGATTCAAATTGTCAAGCATCGAATTGAAACATCTCTGTTTAGAATACATGACACCATGGTTAAATAATCTCGTACGGTTTTATAAGCCAAATGACGAAGGCAAACGTCAAAAACAggttacaaatattttagaagAATTAATTACACTAACTATTGAAGAAGTGGAAATGTATCCAAGCATACAAGCAAAGATATGGAGCACAATTGGAAGATTACCTGATTTAATTGATACGGTTTTAGATAATTTCATTCAACGCAGCGTCAGTTTTGGACTTGGTTCCAGAAAAGTTGAAATAATGGCTGATACTGCTGTGGCTTTGGCTTCTGGGAATGTTCAACTGGTTGCAAAGAAAGTGATAGGAAGACTTTGTCGAGTTGTAGATAAAACTTGTACATCTCCGACACCGTTGTTAGAGCAACATACAAGATGGGATGATATCGCTATTTTGGCAAGATATTTATTGATGTTGTCTTTTAATAACTGTTTAGACGTGGGAAAACATCTGCCATATATATTTCATACAGTAACATTTCTAGTTTGTTCTGGAAGTCTGAGTATGCGTGCTTCCACACATGGTTTAGTTATTAACAGCATTCACTCGCTTTGCACTTGTAGTTCACCTTCTTTCTCAGAAGATACTTATAGAATACTGCGAATGAGTTTGGATGAATTTTCTcttccaaaattttatttactgtttgGTATTAGTAAAGTGAAATCTGCTGCGGGTACAGCATTTAGGTCTAGCTATAAACACTCGAATGAGAAAGGGTTCAGTAACGAGCGCAGTATTACAGGAACACATGATAAAGAGAGACTTTTGTTAACCAGTTTAGAAATTATTACGGACGCTCTTCTTGAAATCATGGAAGCTTGTATGCGAGACATTCCAAATTGTGATTGGTTGAAAACCTGGACATCTTTGGCGAAGAATTTTGCTTTCTGTTTTAATCCAGCACTTCAACCAAGAGCTTTAATTGTTTTTGGATGCATAAGTAAAAGTATAACGGATCAAGATATGAAACAATTATTGAGGATATTGATAAAAGCGCTTGAGAGTTTCAATGATATCACTTTGCTTGAAGCAATCATTATGTGCCTCACCAGATTACAACCATTGCTTCGACCCGTAagttttaattctttatttttatacattaaaaagaataatttaaaaaactataaaCTTTGTACTATATcacttattttaatatttttcaggaATCTCCTATACATCGATATTTATTTTGGATTGCAACGTCAGTTCTCCAATTAGATGAAGCATCTTTGTATGCGTGTGGTTTAGCCCTACTTGAGCAAAATTTACATACTTTAGATTCGCAAGGAACTTTTGATGATAaggtagaaatttatttttctataattacaatctttgttttattaatgtttattCTTTATTTGTTAATACACTTTATTAacgttttctatttttattaactaTTTCAATTTTCAGACTTTGGAACACGTTATGATAACTACGCGTGAACCTTTAGAATGGCATTTCAAACAATTAGATCAAGCTGTAGGACTTTCgtttaaatcaaattttcattttgcacTGGTCGGTCATCTTTTAAAAGGATACAGACATCCTACACCAACTACTGTTACAAGAACAGCTAGAGTATTAACCATGTTGTTAGGTATTGTGGCTAAACCATTTAGAAGAGATAAATTTGAAGTAACACCAGAAAGCGTGGCCTATTTATCTGGTAAGTTTATATACAAATCTTGTTAAATAGAttgaaactaataattttttattcatattagCATTGGTATCTGTATCTGAAGAAGTGAGAAGTCGATGCCATATTAGACATGCAGCTACCAAGAATGCAGAATCTGGAAGTACAGACTGCCTTGACATTTTGCTTCCACATAATGCAGTAAATACTTTTAacaagaaatatatttaataagaaatatataacgaactaatttttatattattgttcaGGATACAACTAGTTCAGCATCCAGTAATCCTACTAATCGCAGACAAAAGTCTTGGGATCTATTAGATCAGTCTGCACTCACTCAAGCTAGACAACAGAAACAATATTCAACTCATCAGGTATGTTTTATCTGTTATATGTATGTACGAACAATTCATGAAGACAtcacattatttttttaactacatatatttatacaatactTGTACCGTAGTTTTGAGCAAAAGCAGACTATCAACCATTGTTATAACGCAGtatgcaatatttttaatttcgtatcaTGTAACAAGCTATTGATAAATTTCTActtgatttttattgtttgaacaAGGGGTTTTATtgctaattaattatttattgtatttatttgcttagtacttttttatttattttttatattcagtTATTATGATGGTACTGAATAAAAGCAATTAAAATATAATCGAAACATAGTAATGAATACTATATTATTAAGATACTGTTAATATTTCCAGTTATTTTATAGTATATTCCAAAAAAGAGAATTCAATTTTATACCGAGTAACATTGTTTGTTATCTTGTGTTTTTTTATGTACCTCTGTTTGCTCTTTCGATGTCTATGCTCGCAACTTTCTGCCTTGCCTGTGCCTGGATTGTATCAAATACAATGCAACTTGTCACTTATTGTACCATACTTCATCAATTTGCCCAAAAATGGCGATGTACGCGTCATTAACAAGACTGGACGGATTTTATTTAAAACGCAGCGATCATTTTCTGTACCAACTACGAAGGAAACGAAACCAACCGAAGAAACAGAATCAAAGGTattttatcttcatttttttctttgagGAGATAAAAAtcactattatttttaaatcgaaCTTAAAATCTATATCCAcattaaaattcttataatttatatagaatCGAAGCGCCAGAGTAAGCGTGAGcaatgaaaataatatattgctCGATCCGGAAGTATTGACCGATTTTTCGACTCAGAGTTTGGTTTTGACTGTTCTGGTAACTTTAGTCAAGAATTCAACCGATGAAAATGAACAACGCATTCTTTATGAATACCTTGCAGAAGCTTCCGTAGTATTTCCAAAAGTTTTTCCAGTAATGTAagcttttatttttttgttaagaTCTTTTTACGTATAGTATATACTAAAGCATGTTTTAAAAATAGCtatcaataattataattgtaattgacaAAAGATATGTTCAATGTCAGTCTAAGGgatataaattttgttcacaGCCACAATTTGCTTGATGCAAAAATTAACAGTGTATTATCCTCCTGTCATGATCAAGGTATACTGAATTCAGTACAAGCAATTATACAGAACATAATTGCCTGTGAGGACACGAGTCAACAACAATTACATTATTTGCAAAGCTGTGGATTCGGTGGATTATGGAGATTTGCAGGCCCGTACACAAACGTAAGTAACCATATATAAATAATGAGTTGGATTAAATCAATCTAAAGCAACCAATGTATATCAACATCAATTTTTTTACAGTCTAATTGTACAGCTGAAAGTGCTCAGTTATTTGTAAATTGCCTAAAAGCCATGGTAGAAACATGtttaccaattgatgaattcgaAGGATCGAGTAGCAATGAAATTTCAAATGAGAGATGTAAACGAAACGATGTTCATCAACAAGAAGTTACAACAAGGAATAAAACTTCTGTATACGGAACTGATCGAACAAATGCTTTTACAGAAAAGAAAGATGATGCCCAACGAAGTACTGCTTCTTTCGCTTACAGAGAGTAAGTGAATTAATTGATCTAGATATTTCAAGTATTAGAaaagtgcaataaatatttgatcCAGAAGTATAGCCTTAAAAATTCTGTGATATAATAACTCAAATAAACGAAATACAAGATACTGATAACGGTAGTAATTTTAGTCGCAGTATTGATAGCAGAGGAGATGTTTCGCTGAATTCTATGAGCCAAGGAGAAAACACTAGCAGTAGTAATAGTTTGCAACCTTAGCGATTAGCATGTGAACATAAGAAACAGTGTGGTAAACATGGGCGAAAAGGACAAGTTGGTCGGAAATTGCATCGGCAACTAAGGTATGTTCACTATGTAACGGcatataatttaattgtttaaacGATCATTACAGTTTGGAACTTTCATTTGTTTTAATTCAATCTTGTAGCTGTCTGTTATTGCAATAAAAAGAAGTGTGATATTTTCTTTCCAAATTATTCATAACAAAGTAACAAGTTTCAAACTATAATTATTCAATTGATCATCATCCAATTAGttaatgtatttaaataatactgAAGGAACGGTAAATTGTCCTTTTTTAGaaattagatttatttttatgtaaaaaaattaatatcagtTTAATGTACTATTTAGTATGGTTACATCCTTAATGTTGACCATGTTGAGGAAATTCAATACTTACaaatgatatttattttgaataactttactgattaattatttcatagTGAAGTATATAAACAAAGTCTTTTAATTTCATGCACTAATTTGATGAAAAGAAGATGTTTATACTgtgatttaaattttaattattacaatatttgattttgttaatctaatttatgtatatttatatatcaagGAACGCAAACATTTTGGCTCCGTGTTATTGCTGCAACATGTCGAATCAGTTTAATCCAATGCCGTCCACCTCACGTTAATGAACCCACTGGAATGGAAGCCAACAGAGAACCCTTCGTTGGTTGATACTTACTTTGTTTTTTTAACAGTATACATCAACGCTTACGTATCATTTTTGAATTTGCGTTCAATACAATGACtaattatgaatttgtgaatttatgcaGCGAGGCGTTGTAGAATGAGGCACAAAGGCTTTTATTGAACCAGTGTTATTTCGTACGGATAATGTTTATAGAGCATGAGATTGTTTGAatcgtttaaataatttttatagttgATCAATGCAACTATATATAGTTCCAATGACTGGAACTGAATATTTATCTAAATGTTTTTATCTCTTTACaactaaatatttttgtatcataGAAAAACTCTGTTTCTATCTCTGAAGAAATTTAATATAGTCTCATGTTGTTAGAGTAAAATGATTGTATGCATAGTTTATCAAGGAAATTTAATTTCGTGTACAACTGTAAAGGGTTaaacgaattttattttttgttaatacaTAGTAGAAGAAATGGTATTTTATGACAATTGCTAAGTTCCGCTTAgaattgattatgataagaagACGATCTGAAAGGAACGACATAGTTGTTACGTTATAAAGAAAGTTGAACAGAAAAAAAGATGCGTTTAATGGAAATCTGCTGCAGGCATCAGTAAGATGGATCGCCGTTAAAGAAGTTCCATCGAAATGGTATTGAGTGTTCACCACGcctatgtaaataaatataagagtTTTCTACGTGCATAGAGACCTAATATCTCAAAAGAAGAATCTATTCATGAGATTAACAGcgaatattttatgttattagataCTACAAGGGAATCTCGAATTGACTAGAATAGAATTCTAGATCAACGCAGAATCTTTTCAAGAACAGTATATCATTGTACGAAAAGAAAAAAACTTTTATtccatttcatatttattttttgagtgcaattgtattttatttaaaaaaaaaaaaaacaaagcgAAGCATATACACGATATGCGATTTttccaaaagaaaaaaaaatcgcgTTTACTTTTGATAGAATTTCGAGGGAGTCAGGAACTCATCTCTCGAACATCATAGTATAGATCAATGATGGGCATTTACAGCTGTAAGAGCGCAATGCACTGACATGCAAGGAGCGAACATTCTCGAACACCGATAAGTacggtagactctcgttatattgccatatataGAATTCTGGAAGATAGAGTTACAGAAAGAAGTCCTTCTATGTAGTgcttgaaaattgttaaattcctaaatttgaatatttgtaattttgataatttcaaaatttgaatccGTATACCGTGGAAGTGAAATGTCACTAATATGTGTGAAAGTTCATGA contains the following coding sequences:
- the Nf1 gene encoding neurofibromin 1 isoform X3; translation: MGTQKPEEWANLLITRFEEQLPCHSGPQTTHSRMNEERNKKCLIQISQYRFSLVISSLTKILQGVNEMVPCIGGQRIFHSTDHDRHCYESVIIILDTLEKCLANQPKDTVKFDETMNVKFLLKEICQFIDIPNDIPQNAHLRNLASKVLFALSLNFFNAVFNRISSRLQELAKCGDENADYSDIELIQHINVDVYRLTRLLNETIQKFKQLKKSAHIVLMNSLEKAIWNWMDTYPHEFADLQKKPNEDLAKVCEELFDILDTFADNKKGRTAAVWPLQIMLLILSPKVLEEIVNADFGAPCSPKHSKKKQFIDSVKRGLGMHGSSSRQLVEAAAVTCIKLCKASTYVNNQDSNNVIFMLVQHVMNDLMALLFNPGKLFSRGQSYVAQDIDLMIDCFVSCFRIKPHNNEVLKVCLNLNFPSTYQFVLVSSLYKIVTQPRLPWWPQIDLLYSRSAELRNMFTDILNKVTQSYISHTPLRMIQSLTLKGKEQNKYRDRGEDVSSYRNLLLWMVKLIHADPMLLLNNQGKAGHEIQSSTLELINGLVSLVHQPTMPDIAYEAMEALLVLHHPDKIKAWNPEAPINTFWDVSSQVLFSISQKLIQHQIVNYTCILKWLREILICRNAFLAQNKDYANVGSQIAICKQAHIKLEVVFFMYLWSINMEAVLVSMSCFALLCEEAEIRCGSDEVAVTCLLPNYHLYLELAQASTVLITASGESKIYNYGRAALQKRIMALLRKIEHCVNGVQPAWEETCKNWEATSEQLVNYPKSKIEDGQMESFHRSTAKRRASHQNSEHELEEQINEWANMTGFLCALGGVCLQKRSLNRPLSGIPQNTDSKKGLKQEPASCLSNPSQEVQHCTQFVYSLLRLLICNNEKFGSQIQEHVKELVGHEMSPALYPILFDQIKSIVEKFFDQQGQVIVTGVNTKFIEHIIFIMKNILDSKTDQPSEYLGMTSIEGMMLAIVRYVRHLDMTVRSIQIKTKLCQLVEAMMKRRDDLAFRQEMKFRNKLVEYLTDWVMGATHNRDLDQACMEAVGALLRGLPLQPEESDRGDLMEAKSQLFLKYFTLFMNLLNHCNEAAGEEKEIMSQQSCLNSGKLSTLHNATIQAMSNLLSANIDSGLRHSLRLGYDPDLQTRAAFMEVLTKILQQGTEFDTLAETVLADRFEQLVQLVTMISDKGELPIAMALANVVTTNQMDELARVFVTLFDAKHLLSPLLWNMFYREVEVSDCMQTLFRGNSLGSKIMAFCFKIYGASYLQNLLEPLITPLLDDPTTGFEVDSARIDANENIEQNGRNLIALTQKNNIGAVGTVIFLRFINPAIVSPQEMGIVNKSVPHHIKRGLMLMSKILQNIANHVEFSKEQHMLPFNDFLRAHFEIGRRFFIQIASDCETVDQANHPMSFVSDGNVLALHRLLWNHQEKIGDYLSSSRDHKAVGRRPFDKMATLLAYLGPPEHKPVDSHLLFSSSYARWSNIDMCSTYFEEIMVKHNMHENEEFKSIKNLNIFYQAGTSKQGYPVFYYIARRYKIGDTNGDLLIYHVILTLKPFCHSPFELVVDFTHTCSDNRFRTEFLQKWFYVLPKVAYENIHAAYIYNCNSWVREYTKFHDRILAPLKSNRKVVFIDGPGRLNDMIDVDQQKLPGATLSLDEDLKVFNSALKLSHKDTKVSIKVGPTAIQITSAEKCKVLSHSVLLNDVYYASEIEEVCLVDDNQFTLTISNETGPLSFIHNDCDSLVQAIIHIRNRWELSQPESVSVHPKLRSKDVPGTLLNMALLNLGSSDPNLRTAAYNQLCALTATFDLKIEGQLLETSGLCIPSNNTIFIKHLSETLAANDPHLTLEFLKECIEGFKLSSIELKHLCLEYMTPWLNNLVRFYKPNDEGKRQKQVTNILEELITLTIEEVEMYPSIQAKIWSTIGRLPDLIDTVLDNFIQRSVSFGLGSRKVEIMADTAVALASGNVQLVAKKVIGRLCRVVDKTCTSPTPLLEQHTRWDDIAILARYLLMLSFNNCLDVGKHLPYIFHTVTFLVCSGSLSMRASTHGLVINSIHSLCTCSSPSFSEDTYRILRMSLDEFSLPKFYLLFGISKVKSAAGTAFRSSYKHSNEKGFSNERSITGTHDKERLLLTSLEIITDALLEIMEACMRDIPNCDWLKTWTSLAKNFAFCFNPALQPRALIVFGCISKSITDQDMKQLLRILIKALESFNDITLLEAIIMCLTRLQPLLRPESPIHRYLFWIATSVLQLDEASLYACGLALLEQNLHTLDSQGTFDDKTLEHVMITTREPLEWHFKQLDQAVGLSFKSNFHFALVGHLLKGYRHPTPTTVTRTARVLTMLLGIVAKPFRRDKFEVTPESVAYLSALVSVSEEVRSRCHIRHAATKNAESGSTDCLDILLPHNADTTSSASSNPTNRRQKSWDLLDQSALTQARQQKQYSTHQTGRILFKTQRSFSVPTTKETKPTEETESKNRSARVSVSNENNILLDPEVLTDFSTQSLVLTVLVTLVKNSTDENEQRILYEYLAEASVVFPKVFPVIHNLLDAKINSVLSSCHDQGILNSVQAIIQNIIACEDTSQQQLHYLQSCGFGGLWRFAGPYTNSNCTAESAQLFVNCLKAMVETCLPIDEFEGSSSNEISNERCKRNDVHQQEVTTRNKTSVYGTDRTNAFTEKKDDAQRSTASFAYRDRSIDSRGDVSLNSMSQGENTSSSNSLQP